Genomic segment of Thermococcus sp. 21S7:
AGGTTATGTATGCTGTGATAACCACAACCACACCGTTAAGAGCCTCTTCGTAGATAACCCTTATCATTTTGCCGTTCAGACGCTTCTGGGCAACTTTCCTACCAGAGTACCCTTTCAAAACACTGTCCGGGTTCAAGATGGCCTCTTCCACCAGTTCCCCAGGTATTCCCCTTTCCTCAATCCTTTCCAGCGCGTGGGGAATAAACCGTATCTCCATTATATCACCTGTCAAAAGGTAAGAGCTAGAGGATGCTCCTCCCGTGCATTCCCGCGAGGGGCTCCTCAATTCCAAAGAGCCTGAGCATGGTTGGAGCGAAGTCGTAGATG
This window contains:
- a CDS encoding DUF4258 domain-containing protein; the encoded protein is MEIRFIPHALERIEERGIPGELVEEAILNPDSVLKGYSGRKVAQKRLNGKMIRVIYEEALNGVVVVITAYITSKVRKYGGGEKR